In Oryza sativa Japonica Group chromosome 2, ASM3414082v1, the following are encoded in one genomic region:
- the LOC107276466 gene encoding serine/threonine-protein kinase BLUS1 gives MEKGKRRGGSSSSSGPQAVARKRDQFPSRAKDYELLEPVGDGATAVVRRARCLPLGGEVVAVKIMNMSQRSEDDVNHASEEVKMMSTIDHDNLLGAYCSFTEGETLWIIMPYMAGGSCFHLMKSSYPKGFDEKFIAFVLRETLEGLAYLHRYALVHRDVKAGNILLDQHKGVKLADFGASASLYDPMINRHGKRKTLVGTPCWMAPEVMEQKEYDAKADIWSFGITALELAHGHAPFSTQPPAKVFLLTLQHAPPSLHNTKDKKFSKSFKQMIATCLMKDPSKRPTAQHLLELPFFKKVKFEDNVLKSVLNKLPSLGDRMQSIQENEAKLQAEKKPLDKCKEKASQDEYMRGVSEWNFDIEELKAQAALYPDENDGGEDEYLRFLFELDTICESAPIHDVQSRDYSKNENEKKESNEITRNEKIDTTPILQSVKQLENKGSPNGLVRHESFQHRPKSPTKQITRAVSNCKDFDEYLKSAIQKGRFKVTVEGAEVEKLEVATPREKELLERIASLERMLHDSQEEVQRLREKEIKGAMSCPQLQ, from the exons atggagaaggggaagaggcggggagggtcgtcgtcgtcgtcggggccACAGGCAGTGGCGAGGAAGAGGGACCAGTTCCCCAGCCGGGCCAAGGACTACGAGCTGCTCGAGCCGGTCGGGGatggcgccaccgccgtcgttcgccgggcCCGGTGCCTCCCcctcggcggcgaggtcgtcgccgtcaaGATTATGAACATGTCGCAGCGCTCTGAAGACGATGTG AATCATGCCTCTGAGGAAGTTAAAATGATGAGTACTATTGACCATGACAATCTCCTTGGTGCATATTGTTCATTTACAGAAGGTGAAACTTTATGGATTATTATGCCCTATATGGCTGGTGGGTCATGCTTTCACTTGATGAAATCTTCATATCCAAAAGGGTTTGACGAAAAATTTATAGCATTTGTCCTACGCGAAACATTAGAAGGCTTAGCTTACCTTCATCGCTATGCACTTGTACATCGGGATGTGAAG GCTGGCAACATACTCCTTGATCAACACAAAGGAGTGAAACTTGCTGATTTTGGGGCCTCGGCTAGTCTTTATGACCCAATGATTAATAGACATGGTAAAAGAAAGACTCTTGTGGGGACTCCTTGCTG GATGGCACCTGAAGTCATGGAGCAAAAGGAATATGATGCCAA GGCAGACATATGGTCTTTTGGGATAACCGCACTTGAATTGGCTCATGGTCATGCACCTTTTTCTACTCAACCTCCAGCGAAG GTCTTTCTCTTGACATTACAACATGCTCCTCCATCACTTCACAATACAAAGGATAAGAAGTTTTCAAAG TCCTTTAAGCAAATGATTGCCACTTGTCTAATGAAAGATCCATCAAAAAGGCCAACCGCACAACATTTATTGGAACTCCCATTTTTCAAAAAGGTAAAGTTTGAAGACAATGTTTTGAAATCCGTGCTAAATAAGTTGCCATCGTTGGGTGATCGGATGCAAAGTATACAG GAGAATGAAGCAAAGCTGCAAGCTGAGAAAAAACCTCTTGATAAATGCAAAGAGAAGGCATCACAG GATGAGTATATGAGAGGAGTTAGTGAGTGGAACTTTGATATAGAAGAACTAAAGGCACAAGCTGCACTG TACCCAGATGAGAATGATGGCGGCGAAGATGAGTATTTGCGTTTTCTTTTTGAACTTGATACTATTTGTGAAAGTGCTCCCATACATGACGTTCAATCACGAGATTACTCTAAAAATGAAAATGAGAag AAGGAAAGCAATGAAATCacaagaaatgagaaaatagaTACGACGCCCATACTTCAAAG TGTGAAACAACTTGAGAATAAAGGAAGCCCTAATGGCCTCGTGCGCCACGAGTCATTTCAACATCGACCCAAATCACCTACTAAGCAAATCACAAGAGCAG TATCAAATTGCAAGGACTTTGATGAATATCTTAAATCGGCCATTCAGAAAGGCCGTTTTAAAGTGACGGTAGAAGGTGCTGAGGTTGAGAAG TTGGAAGTGGCTACACCACgagaaaaggaattattagaacgGATTGCTAGTTTGGAGCGAAT GCTCCATGATAGCCAAGAGGAGGTTCAGAGGCTTAGAGAAAAGG AGATAAAAGGAGCAATGTCATGCCCACAGCTACAGTAG
- the LOC4328498 gene encoding uncharacterized protein — protein sequence MGGSRALPLSSLLAAATKSPLLHHRPLPLRLAASMSSSSPSPSPAAPASASAIDFLTLCYRLKTTKRAGWVRRGVQGPESVADHMYRMGVMALVAADLPSGVNRDRCVKMAIVHDIAEAIVGDITPSDGVPKEEKSRREQEALDHMCSLLGGGPRAEEIRELWMEYEQNATLEAKVVKDFDKVEMILQALEYEKEQGLDLEEFFQSTAGKFQTDVGKAWAAEVASRRK from the exons ATGGGTGGGAGCCGagcccttcccctctcctccctcctcgccgccgccaccaaatcccccctcctccaccaccgccccctcccgctccgcctcgccgcctccatgtcgtcgtcgtccccttccccctctcccgctgctccggcctccgcctccgccatcgACTTCCTCACGCTCTGCTACCGCCTCAAg ACGACGAAGAGGGCCGGGTGGGTGAGGCGCGGGGTGCAGGGGCCGGAGTCCGTCGCCGACCACATGTACCGGATGGGCGTCAtggcgctcgtcgccgccgacctgcCCAGCGGCGTGAACCGCGACAG GTGTGTCAAGATGGCGATCGTGCACGACATAGCCGAAG CTATTGTTGGTGATATCACCCCTTCAGATGGCGTGCCGAAGGAAGAAAAGAGCCGCAGAGAGCAAGAAGCATTGGACCATATGTGCAGTTTGCTCGGTGGTGGTCCGAGAG CTGAAGAAATCCGTGAACTTTGGATGGAATATGAGCAGAATGCCACTTTGGAAGCAAAGGTTGTGAAAGATTTTGACAAG GTTGAGATGATTCTTCAAGCATTGGAGTATGAAAAGG AGCAAGGGCTGGACCTAGAAGAGTTTTTCCAGTCAACAGCAG GGAAATTTCAGACAGACGTTGGAAAAGCATGGGCAGCAGAGGTAGCATCAAGAAGAAAGTGA
- the LOC4328499 gene encoding gamma-glutamyl peptidase 5, with the protein MTVAAAAASGGVGGRRYALLLALNDSEYARKVYGGYGNVFVSALGGGGGGGEEERWDCFRVIDGEFPAAEEVGRYEGFVVSGSPHDAYGDERWILRLCSLLRALHAMGKRILGICFGHQVLCRALGGRIGKARSGWNIGVKKMTFVRDFEGSKLFGDLKEIPQSASIIEVHQDEVLEVPPMGRVLAYSDKTPVEMFAVGDNVLGIQGHPEYTSDILLNLIDRLVNNNTITSGIGEEARRTVEASEPDRRFWTGLCKGFLKRPTAATTVDMPPREVAPEMMSCSHIIAGGHFVATTPIGL; encoded by the exons atgacggtggcggcggcggcggcgagcggcggcgtagGGGGGAGGAGGTACGCGCTGCTGCTGGCGCTGAACGACTCGGAGTACGCGAGGAAGGTGTACGGCGGGTACGGCAACGTCTTCGTCtcggcgctcggcggcggcggcggcggaggggaggaggagaggtgggactgCTTCCGGGTGATCGACGGCGAGttcccggcggcggaggaggtggggcggTACGAGGGGTTCGTGGTGAGCGGCAGCCCGCACGACGCGTACGGCGACGAGCGGTGGATCCTCCGCCTCTGCTCCCTCCTCCGGGCGCTCCACGCCATGGGCAAGCGCATCCTCGGCATCTGCTTCGGCCACCAG GTATTGTGTCGAGCATTGGGTGGTAGAATTGGCAAGGCACGAAGTGGATGGAACATTGGGGTGAAGAAGATGACCTTTGTGCGTGATTTTGAGGGGTCCAAGTTATTTGGGGATCTCAAGGAAATTCCCCAAAGTGCCTCCATCATCGAGGTTCACCAAGATGAG GTTTTGGAGGTGCCTCCAATGGGCAGGGTGTTGGCCTACTCCGACAAGACGCCGGTGGAGATGTTCGCCGTCGGCGACAATGTGTTGGGCATCCAGGGCCACCCGGAGTACACCAGTGACATCCTCCTCAACCTCATCGACCGTCTTGTCAATAACAACACCATCACG AGTGGCATaggcgaggaggcgcggcggacgGTAGAGGCCAGTGAGCCAGACCGTCGATTCTGGACGGGGTTGTGCAAGGGCTTCCTTAAGAGAccgaccgccgccaccaccgttgACATGCCTCCACGGGAGGTGGCGCCGGAGATGATGAGCTGCAGCCATATCATCGCTGGTGGCCATTTTGTCGCAACTACTCCGATCGGcttgtag